One genomic region from Ornithinicoccus hortensis encodes:
- a CDS encoding DUF6194 family protein — MDIAAITAHVEGLGGVLTLAPREGDGTPELAWGDLFFYYAPDGVLPPGQPFATVVTKDYPDDTGSRLDRPGAFRVNIAAGRTAYRAHVGHDPGEEDQDVDPAAEDTVLPHPVYGPLGWLAVVNPGPATEETVRALLRTAHGLARARRDRRGTGASEE; from the coding sequence ATGGATATCGCAGCGATCACCGCCCACGTCGAAGGGCTGGGTGGCGTCCTCACCCTGGCGCCCCGGGAGGGCGACGGGACGCCCGAGCTCGCCTGGGGGGACCTCTTCTTCTACTACGCACCGGACGGCGTCCTGCCGCCCGGGCAGCCGTTCGCCACCGTCGTGACCAAGGACTACCCCGACGACACTGGGTCGCGACTGGACCGCCCCGGAGCGTTCCGGGTCAACATCGCCGCCGGCCGCACGGCATACCGGGCCCACGTCGGCCACGACCCGGGCGAGGAGGACCAGGACGTCGACCCTGCCGCCGAGGACACGGTCCTGCCGCACCCCGTCTACGGTCCGCTGGGTTGGCTGGCGGTGGTGAACCCCGGACCCGCCACGGAGGAGACGGTGCGCGCCCTGCTCCGGACCGCCCACGGGCTGGCCCGCGCGCGACGGGACCGGCGGGGTACGGGTGCCTCAGAAGAGTGA
- a CDS encoding helix-turn-helix domain-containing protein gives MPSHPPSAPALRVLAHPLRSRLLAELRVHGEATATALARALETNSGATSYHLRRLAEVGLVEDTGGGVGRERVWRAAQEGAPTGDGLEQEPLDEEDAQAADWLALDYLAHFHERAQGWLGQRTRWPKEWQVAGLEDHLVQVTAEQLTALRAELSEVLGRYRRVGQGNPQAKRVVVYTCALPLDQAPRSG, from the coding sequence ATGCCCAGCCATCCCCCGTCCGCGCCGGCACTGCGCGTCCTCGCCCACCCGCTCCGCTCCCGCCTGCTCGCCGAGCTGCGGGTCCACGGGGAGGCCACCGCCACGGCCCTGGCCCGCGCCCTGGAGACCAACAGCGGCGCCACCAGCTACCACCTGCGGCGGCTGGCCGAGGTCGGCCTGGTCGAGGACACCGGGGGCGGGGTCGGCCGCGAGCGGGTCTGGCGGGCCGCCCAGGAGGGCGCACCGACCGGTGACGGCCTCGAGCAGGAGCCCCTGGACGAGGAGGACGCCCAGGCCGCGGACTGGCTGGCGCTGGACTACCTGGCGCACTTCCACGAGCGCGCGCAGGGCTGGTTGGGCCAGCGCACCCGGTGGCCCAAGGAGTGGCAGGTCGCCGGGCTCGAGGACCACCTGGTGCAGGTCACCGCCGAGCAGCTGACGGCCCTGCGCGCCGAGCTGTCCGAGGTGCTGGGCAGGTACCGCCGGGTCGGCCAGGGCAACCCCCAGGCCAAGCGCGTCGTGGTCTACACCTGCGCGCTCCCGCTCGACCAGGCCCCACGTTCGGGCTGA
- a CDS encoding DUF5655 domain-containing protein: MVTAELPGDPGGVSAIWLPGVAERTGRTAEEWIALVEASGPDPLDQKRVRDWLRDEHGVRQNTRWAIADVLARKHGWERPTITGYTDGLYAGAKASLRPLHDAVVDLALGLGEDVEPQGRSTYIPLVRATQFAAVAPGPRGTLRVGLRYRDDGPEDPRVEPARNFAQASHWVHLPGDTEPAEATRLEPLLRRAYDQNG; the protein is encoded by the coding sequence GTGGTCACAGCCGAGCTGCCGGGGGACCCTGGGGGCGTCAGCGCCATCTGGTTGCCCGGGGTGGCCGAACGCACCGGACGCACCGCGGAGGAGTGGATCGCCCTCGTCGAGGCCTCCGGCCCGGACCCGCTGGACCAGAAGCGGGTCCGGGACTGGCTGCGCGACGAGCACGGCGTCCGCCAGAACACCCGGTGGGCGATCGCCGACGTCCTGGCCCGCAAGCACGGGTGGGAGCGACCGACCATCACCGGATACACCGACGGGCTGTATGCCGGGGCGAAGGCGTCCCTGCGCCCGCTGCACGACGCGGTGGTCGACCTCGCCCTCGGGCTGGGTGAGGACGTCGAGCCGCAGGGCCGGTCGACCTACATCCCGCTGGTCCGGGCCACCCAGTTCGCCGCCGTCGCGCCGGGGCCGCGCGGCACGCTGCGGGTCGGCCTGCGCTACCGGGACGACGGACCCGAGGACCCGCGGGTGGAGCCGGCCCGCAACTTCGCGCAGGCGAGCCACTGGGTCCACCTGCCCGGCGACACCGAACCGGCCGAGGCGACCCGTCTCGAGCCGTTGCTGCGCCGCGCCTACGACCAGAACGGCTGA
- the meaB gene encoding methylmalonyl Co-A mutase-associated GTPase MeaB, with protein MAVDIDQLAEDVLAGNRTALARTITLVESSRADHRLAARELLATLTPHAGGAVRVGISGVPGVGKSTFIEALGSWLIGQGHRVGVLAVDPSSVRTGGSVLGDKTRMSQLSASPSAYIRPSPSAGTLGGVARATAQAITVLEAAGFDVVLVETVGVGQSEVTVAGMVDTFLFLTISRTGDQLQGIKKGILELADVIAVNKADGDRVTEAEATAKELAGALRLVYAGTQNWVPPVLTCSSLEGTGVEKVWRRVLRHREFLGRRGLAQKRARQQLDFTWALVRDELDSRLAANAAVAEVRGAVRERVIAGELTAVGAADLILEAYDGSARDR; from the coding sequence ATGGCCGTCGACATCGACCAACTGGCCGAGGACGTCCTGGCCGGCAACCGCACCGCGCTGGCCAGGACGATCACCCTGGTGGAGTCCAGCCGTGCCGACCACCGGCTGGCCGCCCGGGAACTGCTGGCCACGCTGACCCCGCACGCCGGTGGCGCCGTGCGCGTCGGCATCTCCGGGGTCCCCGGCGTCGGCAAGTCGACCTTCATCGAGGCCCTGGGCAGCTGGCTGATCGGACAAGGTCACAGGGTCGGGGTGCTGGCGGTCGACCCCTCCAGCGTCCGCACCGGCGGCTCGGTGCTGGGCGACAAGACGCGGATGTCCCAGCTGTCCGCGAGCCCCTCGGCGTACATCCGGCCCTCCCCCAGCGCCGGCACCCTGGGCGGCGTCGCCCGGGCGACGGCGCAGGCGATCACCGTCCTCGAGGCCGCCGGCTTCGACGTGGTGCTGGTGGAGACCGTCGGCGTCGGGCAGTCCGAGGTCACCGTGGCCGGGATGGTCGACACCTTCCTGTTCCTGACCATCTCCCGCACCGGCGACCAGCTGCAGGGCATCAAGAAGGGCATCCTGGAGCTGGCCGACGTCATCGCCGTCAACAAGGCCGACGGGGACCGGGTCACCGAGGCGGAGGCGACCGCCAAGGAACTGGCCGGGGCGCTGCGCCTGGTCTACGCCGGCACCCAGAACTGGGTCCCGCCGGTGCTCACCTGCTCCTCGCTGGAGGGGACCGGGGTGGAGAAGGTATGGCGCAGGGTGTTGCGGCACCGGGAGTTCCTGGGCCGGCGCGGGCTGGCCCAGAAGCGGGCCCGGCAGCAACTGGACTTCACCTGGGCGCTGGTGCGCGACGAACTGGACTCCCGGCTCGCGGCCAACGCGGCCGTCGCCGAGGTCCGCGGGGCGGTGCGGGAGCGCGTGATCGCCGGCGAGCTGACCGCCGTGGGCGCGGCGGATCTGATCCTCGAGGCCTACGACGGGTCGGCCCGGGACCGCTAG
- a CDS encoding DUF2237 family protein has translation MAGEQRNVLGGELQECGSDPVTGFYRDGRCHTSPEDVGRHTICTVVSREFLEHQRSVGNDLSTPRPEYGFPGLQPGDRWCVVAARWLQACEAGAPAPVLLAATHESALEVVPLQLLRTYAADIPDDPSSLF, from the coding sequence ATGGCCGGAGAGCAGCGCAACGTGTTGGGCGGTGAGTTGCAGGAGTGCGGCTCCGACCCGGTGACGGGCTTCTACCGGGACGGGCGGTGCCACACCTCACCGGAGGACGTCGGGCGCCACACCATCTGCACCGTGGTCAGCAGGGAGTTCCTGGAGCACCAACGGTCCGTCGGCAACGACCTCTCCACGCCGCGCCCCGAGTACGGCTTCCCCGGGCTCCAGCCGGGTGACCGCTGGTGCGTCGTCGCGGCCCGCTGGTTGCAGGCCTGCGAGGCCGGTGCGCCGGCCCCGGTGCTGCTGGCCGCGACGCACGAGTCGGCGTTGGAGGTGGTGCCGCTGCAACTGCTCCGCACCTACGCGGCCGACATCCCCGACGACCCCAGCTCACTCTTCTGA
- a CDS encoding FUSC family protein, which translates to MRYDPDMTRAPTGFRLRPRRALVQMVRRVRAYLPSLLLAAAAAGIAYLLALLVFSSQHAMFAPIAAIVSTGLTAGQRLLRAIEITAGVVLGLILADVLVGFVGLGAWQLSLAVFLAMTGAVAFRASPLMANQAAVAAVIVVALAPYQQAPPQVRLFDAMIGGAVAIVLNAFLSPDPQKVAADRTRDTLEEVSSALHLMVRALETTDIRPATEAQTKLNELDGARALIEEALLAVGERLQLSRGRRRLSERRRLRAVYQVVERLDLLLTTARSMARATASTVRHGEAPDGRIVTAVDQYARAIGDLRRWVGGQTSGEVVREHALRAAATASSTLTVTQRPTSNVMVWQVRSAAVDLLRMTGLSHRDAIRSLEGFAGRTDRIRIRPRQEADTEDAGETVTGDGATVAAGAEVVPATEGGVLQAVEDTAVEDTTVADAAVAVPIRRPQDTEEDAPPDAPDQQRRPGLP; encoded by the coding sequence GTGAGATACGACCCGGACATGACCCGGGCCCCGACCGGGTTCCGGCTGCGGCCCCGTCGGGCCCTGGTCCAGATGGTGCGCCGGGTCCGTGCCTACCTGCCCTCCCTGTTGCTCGCTGCGGCGGCGGCGGGGATCGCCTACCTGTTGGCGCTGCTCGTCTTCTCCTCCCAGCACGCCATGTTCGCCCCGATCGCGGCGATCGTCTCGACCGGGCTCACCGCGGGCCAACGACTGTTGCGCGCCATCGAGATCACCGCCGGGGTCGTGCTCGGGCTGATCCTGGCCGATGTGCTGGTGGGCTTCGTCGGGCTGGGTGCCTGGCAGCTGTCGCTGGCGGTCTTCCTGGCGATGACGGGCGCGGTGGCCTTCCGGGCCAGTCCGTTGATGGCCAACCAGGCGGCCGTCGCCGCGGTCATCGTGGTCGCCCTCGCGCCCTACCAACAGGCGCCGCCGCAGGTCCGGTTGTTCGACGCGATGATCGGTGGCGCCGTGGCCATCGTGCTCAACGCCTTCCTCTCCCCCGACCCGCAGAAGGTGGCCGCGGACCGGACCCGGGACACCCTGGAGGAGGTCAGCAGCGCGCTGCACCTGATGGTGCGGGCCCTGGAGACCACCGACATCCGGCCCGCCACGGAGGCCCAGACCAAGCTCAACGAACTGGACGGGGCCCGGGCCTTGATCGAGGAGGCCCTCCTGGCCGTCGGTGAACGGCTGCAACTGTCCCGGGGACGGCGCCGGCTCAGCGAGCGACGGCGGCTCCGGGCGGTCTACCAGGTCGTCGAACGCCTCGACCTGTTGCTCACCACCGCGCGCTCGATGGCGCGCGCCACCGCGAGTACGGTGCGGCACGGCGAGGCGCCCGACGGCCGGATCGTCACGGCGGTCGACCAGTACGCCCGCGCCATCGGTGACCTGCGCCGCTGGGTGGGCGGGCAGACCAGCGGCGAGGTGGTCCGCGAGCACGCCCTGCGGGCCGCCGCGACCGCGTCCTCGACGCTCACCGTGACGCAGCGCCCCACCAGCAACGTCATGGTCTGGCAGGTCAGGTCGGCCGCGGTCGACCTGCTCCGGATGACCGGGCTGTCGCACCGCGACGCCATCCGGTCCCTGGAGGGATTCGCCGGACGCACCGACCGGATCCGCATCCGTCCCCGCCAGGAGGCGGACACCGAGGACGCGGGTGAGACCGTGACCGGGGACGGCGCCACGGTGGCCGCCGGGGCCGAGGTCGTCCCGGCTACCGAGGGCGGTGTCCTCCAAGCCGTCGAGGACACGGCCGTCGAGGACACGACCGTCGCGGACGCGGCCGTGGCGGTCCCGATCCGTCGCCCCCAGGACACGGAGGAGGACGCACCGCCCGACGCACCGGACCAGCAGCGGCGCCCCGGACTGCCCTGA
- the scpA gene encoding methylmalonyl-CoA mutase, whose protein sequence is MADTQPWAAPEGIDIQPLYTAADLAGLDALDTYPGIAPFLRGPYPAMYTTQPWTIRQYAGFSTAEESNAFYRRNLAAGQKGLSVAFDLATHRGYDSDHPRVRGDVGMAGVAIDSIYDTRTLFDGIPLDQMSVSMTMNGAVLPVLALYIVAAEEQGVAPEQLAGTIQNDILKEFMVRNTYIYPPAPSMRIVGDIFSYTAAKMPRFNSISISGYHIQEAGATNDLELAYTLADGVEYIRTGLDAGLDIDAFAPRLSFFWAIGMNFFMEVAKMRAARAIWARLVSDFGPRNPKSLSLRTHCQTSGWSLTAQDVYNNVQRTAIEAMAATQGHTQSLHTNALDEAIALPTDFSARIARNTQLLIQQETGTTGIVDPWGGSYYVERLTHDLADRAWEHIQEVERAGGMTRAIEEGIPKMRIEESAARTQARIDSGQQSVVGVNIFQVADEEPFEVLKVDNDAVYAAQLAKLERLRAERDPQQVETALHALTRSAEQGGGGSMEGNLLGLAVDAARAKATVGEISDALEKAWGRHRAVIRTISGVYRQEAGGAGNVEKVVAATEEFEAAEGRRPRILVAKMGQDGHDRGQKVIVTAFADMGFDVDVGPLFSTPEEVAQQAVDADVHVVGVSSLAAGHLTLLPALRAALAELGREDIMVVIGGVIPPDDVATLREMGAAEVFLPGTVIADSALSLLERLRAGLGH, encoded by the coding sequence GTGGCCGACACCCAGCCGTGGGCGGCACCCGAGGGGATCGACATCCAGCCGCTCTACACCGCCGCCGACCTGGCCGGGTTGGACGCCCTCGACACCTACCCGGGGATCGCGCCGTTCCTGCGCGGGCCGTACCCGGCGATGTACACCACCCAGCCGTGGACCATCCGGCAGTACGCCGGCTTCTCCACCGCGGAAGAGTCCAACGCCTTCTACCGCCGCAACCTGGCGGCCGGCCAGAAGGGCCTCTCGGTCGCCTTCGACCTGGCGACCCACCGCGGCTACGACTCCGACCACCCCCGGGTGCGCGGCGACGTCGGCATGGCGGGCGTGGCGATCGACTCGATCTATGACACCCGGACCCTGTTCGACGGGATCCCGCTGGACCAGATGAGCGTGTCGATGACGATGAACGGTGCGGTGCTGCCGGTGCTGGCGCTCTACATCGTGGCGGCCGAGGAGCAGGGGGTGGCCCCGGAGCAGCTGGCCGGGACCATCCAGAACGACATCCTCAAGGAGTTCATGGTCCGCAACACCTACATCTACCCCCCGGCGCCGTCGATGCGGATCGTGGGCGACATCTTCTCCTACACGGCGGCCAAGATGCCGCGGTTCAACTCGATCTCGATCTCCGGCTACCACATCCAGGAGGCCGGGGCCACGAACGACCTGGAGCTGGCCTATACGCTGGCCGACGGGGTCGAGTACATCCGGACCGGGTTGGACGCCGGGTTGGACATCGACGCGTTCGCCCCGCGGCTGTCCTTCTTCTGGGCGATCGGGATGAACTTCTTCATGGAGGTCGCCAAGATGCGGGCCGCCCGCGCGATCTGGGCACGGCTGGTGTCCGACTTCGGCCCGCGGAACCCGAAGTCGTTGTCGCTGCGCACCCACTGCCAGACCTCCGGCTGGTCGCTGACCGCGCAGGACGTCTACAACAACGTGCAGCGCACCGCGATCGAGGCGATGGCCGCCACGCAGGGACACACCCAGTCGCTGCACACCAACGCCCTGGACGAGGCGATCGCGCTGCCCACGGACTTCAGCGCCCGGATCGCGCGCAACACCCAGCTCCTGATCCAGCAGGAGACCGGCACCACCGGCATCGTCGACCCGTGGGGCGGTTCCTACTACGTCGAGCGGCTCACCCACGACCTGGCGGACCGGGCCTGGGAGCACATCCAGGAGGTCGAGCGGGCCGGTGGGATGACCCGGGCGATCGAGGAGGGCATCCCCAAGATGCGGATCGAGGAGTCGGCCGCGCGCACCCAGGCGCGGATCGACTCCGGTCAGCAGTCGGTCGTCGGCGTCAACATCTTCCAGGTCGCCGACGAGGAGCCGTTCGAGGTGCTCAAGGTCGACAACGACGCGGTGTATGCCGCGCAGCTGGCCAAGCTGGAACGGCTCCGTGCGGAGCGGGACCCGCAGCAGGTCGAGACCGCCCTGCACGCGCTGACCCGCAGCGCCGAGCAGGGTGGCGGCGGATCGATGGAGGGCAACCTGCTCGGGCTGGCCGTCGACGCCGCCCGGGCGAAGGCGACGGTGGGCGAGATCTCCGACGCGCTGGAGAAGGCCTGGGGCCGGCACCGGGCGGTCATCCGTACCATCTCTGGCGTGTACCGCCAGGAGGCCGGGGGCGCCGGCAACGTCGAGAAGGTGGTGGCCGCGACCGAGGAGTTCGAGGCCGCGGAGGGTCGTCGTCCGCGGATCCTGGTGGCCAAGATGGGCCAGGACGGGCACGACCGCGGCCAGAAGGTGATCGTCACCGCGTTCGCCGACATGGGATTCGACGTCGACGTCGGCCCGCTCTTCTCCACCCCGGAAGAGGTCGCCCAGCAGGCGGTCGACGCCGACGTGCACGTCGTAGGCGTCTCCTCGCTGGCGGCGGGCCACCTCACCCTGCTCCCCGCGCTCCGTGCGGCGCTGGCCGAGTTGGGCCGGGAGGACATCATGGTCGTGATCGGCGGGGTCATCCCGCCCGACGACGTGGCCACGTTGCGGGAGATGGGGGCCGCCGAGGTGTTTCTGCCCGGCACGGTGATTGCCGACAGCGCCCTGTCGCTGCTGGAACGGCTCCGCGCGGGCCTCGGTCACTGA
- a CDS encoding MerR family transcriptional regulator encodes MGPRTLNSALRTVDVARRAGYSVQQVRNLERDGAIGPAQRTASGYRVYREEHVRAALAYRWLAAGLGPVRAKELLRVAHRSTPVELAARLDDAHAELAAERRLLARAEEAVEAIAGERIEDPRPSDAMTVSELAGALGVPASTLRHWDAEGLVVPGRTAPGGARSYRPADVRDARIVHQLRQADYRIGSVRELLPDLRGAGRLDQVAAALSARHQAIASRSLALLRAAGYLADVLRPAPGGGGQPERGAWSSGSAQV; translated from the coding sequence GTGGGCCCCAGAACTCTCAACTCGGCGCTGCGCACCGTCGACGTGGCGCGGCGGGCCGGCTACTCGGTCCAGCAGGTCCGCAACCTGGAGCGGGACGGGGCCATCGGCCCGGCGCAGCGGACGGCGTCCGGTTACCGGGTCTACCGTGAGGAGCACGTGCGGGCGGCGCTGGCCTACCGCTGGTTGGCTGCCGGGCTGGGTCCGGTCCGGGCCAAGGAGCTGCTGCGCGTCGCCCACCGGTCGACCCCGGTCGAGCTGGCGGCGCGGCTCGACGACGCGCACGCCGAGCTGGCGGCCGAGCGACGCCTGCTGGCGCGGGCGGAAGAGGCGGTGGAGGCGATCGCCGGCGAGCGGATCGAGGATCCCCGGCCGTCTGACGCGATGACCGTCTCCGAGCTCGCCGGGGCGCTCGGTGTCCCGGCGTCGACGTTGCGGCACTGGGACGCCGAGGGCCTGGTCGTGCCGGGGCGGACGGCGCCGGGGGGAGCCCGGAGCTATCGGCCGGCCGATGTCCGGGACGCCCGCATCGTGCACCAGCTGCGGCAGGCCGACTACCGGATCGGGTCGGTGCGGGAGCTGTTGCCGGACCTGCGCGGCGCCGGACGGCTGGACCAGGTCGCCGCGGCCCTGAGTGCCCGGCACCAGGCCATCGCCTCCCGGTCCCTCGCCCTGCTCCGCGCGGCTGGCTACCTCGCGGACGTCCTGCGACCGGCGCCGGGCGGTGGCGGTCAGCCCGAACGTGGGGCCTGGTCGAGCGGGAGCGCGCAGGTGTAG
- the rpsI gene encoding 30S ribosomal protein S9 — protein MSVNETEVLDTDEPELTEYTSESEAPVEAAPRPTASAPGAGTGRRKQAIARVRIVPGTGEWKINGRTLEEYFPNKVHQQIVNEPLTVLELDGAYDVLVRVHGGGPSGQAGAVRLGVARSLNGVDAELNRPALKKAGLLTRDARVPERKKAGLKKARKAPQYSKR, from the coding sequence ATGAGCGTGAACGAGACCGAGGTCCTCGACACCGACGAGCCGGAGCTGACCGAGTACACCTCGGAGTCCGAGGCTCCCGTCGAGGCCGCCCCCCGCCCGACCGCCTCCGCCCCCGGCGCCGGCACCGGCCGTCGCAAGCAGGCCATCGCCCGCGTGCGGATCGTCCCCGGCACCGGTGAGTGGAAGATCAACGGCCGCACCCTGGAGGAGTACTTCCCCAACAAGGTGCACCAGCAGATCGTCAACGAGCCGCTGACCGTGCTCGAGCTGGACGGCGCGTACGACGTGCTCGTCCGGGTGCACGGCGGTGGCCCCTCCGGTCAGGCCGGCGCGGTCCGCCTGGGCGTGGCCCGCTCCCTGAACGGCGTGGACGCCGAGCTGAACCGTCCGGCGCTGAAGAAGGCCGGGCTTCTGACCCGGGACGCCCGCGTCCCGGAGCGCAAGAAGGCCGGCCTGAAGAAGGCCCGCAAGGCGCCGCAGTACAGCAAGCGCTGA
- the rplM gene encoding 50S ribosomal protein L13 — MRTYTPKASEITRAWHVIDATDVVLGRLASQAAILLRGKHKTTYAPHVDTGDFVIIINAEKVALTGAKLEQKKAYRHSGFPGGLTAVGYEQLLEKHPTRAVEKAIRGMIPKNSLGRQQLSKLKVYAGDTHPHAAQKPVPFEISQVAQ, encoded by the coding sequence GTGCGTACCTACACCCCCAAGGCCAGCGAGATCACGCGCGCCTGGCACGTCATCGATGCCACCGACGTCGTCCTGGGCCGGCTCGCCTCCCAGGCCGCCATCCTGCTGCGCGGCAAGCACAAGACCACCTACGCGCCGCACGTGGACACCGGTGACTTCGTCATCATCATCAACGCCGAGAAGGTCGCCCTGACCGGCGCCAAGCTCGAGCAGAAGAAGGCCTACCGCCACTCCGGCTTCCCGGGTGGTCTGACCGCGGTCGGCTACGAGCAGCTGCTCGAGAAGCACCCGACCCGCGCCGTCGAGAAGGCCATCCGCGGCATGATTCCGAAGAACTCGCTGGGCCGCCAGCAGCTGAGCAAGCTGAAGGTCTACGCCGGCGACACCCACCCGCACGCGGCCCAGAAGCCGGTGCCGTTCGAGATCTCGCAGGTTGCGCAGTAA
- the glmM gene encoding phosphoglucosamine mutase, producing MARIFGTDGVRGLANRDLTAELALQLSVAVAHELGGRSTYGGARAIAVVGRDPRASGEFLGHSVMAGLASAGVDVLDAGVLPTPAIAYLTKRMSAEMGAVLSASHNAMPDNGIKFLGAGGHKLPDDVEDAITGRMGNDWERPTGAGVGRIRPFPQGSEFYLEHLRESVPARLDGLHVVVDAAHGAASHVGPEVFRRAGATVDVIGADPNGLNINDGYGSTHLEQLQRAVTERGADLGFGFDGDADRCLAVDADGRVVDGDQIMAILAVDLHERGRLEDDTLVATVMSNLGLLRAMEAHGITVKQTKVGDRYVLEEMRAGGYSLGGEQSGHVIMLDHGTTGDGVLTALALASSVVSSAKPLSALASVMTRLPQVLINVKDVDKDALEGDEGVRAELAAVEEELGRGGRVLLRKSGTEPVVRVMVEADSSERAQQYADRLVGVVRERLALR from the coding sequence ATGGCACGAATCTTTGGGACCGACGGTGTGCGCGGTCTGGCCAACCGGGACCTCACCGCGGAGTTGGCGTTACAGCTGTCCGTGGCGGTGGCCCACGAGCTGGGGGGACGCAGCACCTACGGCGGTGCCCGGGCGATCGCGGTCGTCGGGCGCGACCCCCGGGCCTCGGGCGAGTTCCTCGGGCACTCGGTCATGGCCGGCCTGGCCTCGGCCGGCGTCGACGTGCTGGACGCGGGAGTGCTGCCCACCCCGGCGATCGCCTACCTGACCAAGCGGATGTCCGCGGAGATGGGCGCAGTCCTGTCCGCCTCGCACAACGCGATGCCGGACAACGGGATCAAGTTCCTGGGGGCCGGCGGGCACAAGCTGCCCGACGACGTGGAGGACGCCATCACCGGCCGGATGGGCAATGACTGGGAGCGGCCCACCGGGGCCGGGGTGGGCCGGATCCGGCCGTTCCCGCAGGGGAGCGAGTTCTACCTGGAGCACCTGCGCGAGTCCGTCCCCGCACGCCTGGACGGCCTGCACGTGGTCGTCGACGCCGCGCACGGCGCCGCCAGCCACGTCGGGCCCGAGGTGTTCCGCCGCGCCGGGGCCACCGTGGACGTCATCGGGGCGGACCCCAACGGGCTCAACATCAACGACGGCTACGGCTCGACCCACCTGGAGCAGCTGCAGCGCGCGGTCACAGAGCGCGGGGCCGACCTCGGGTTCGGCTTCGACGGTGACGCGGACCGCTGCCTGGCGGTCGACGCGGACGGCCGGGTCGTGGACGGCGACCAGATCATGGCGATCCTGGCCGTGGACCTGCACGAGCGGGGCCGGCTGGAGGACGACACCCTGGTGGCGACGGTGATGAGCAACCTCGGGCTGCTCCGGGCGATGGAGGCCCACGGCATCACCGTCAAGCAGACGAAGGTGGGGGATCGGTACGTCCTGGAGGAGATGCGGGCCGGGGGCTACAGCCTCGGCGGCGAGCAGTCCGGGCACGTCATCATGCTCGACCACGGCACCACCGGGGACGGGGTGCTGACCGCCCTCGCCCTGGCCTCGAGCGTGGTGTCCTCCGCCAAGCCGCTCAGTGCGCTCGCGAGCGTGATGACCCGGCTGCCGCAGGTCCTGATCAACGTCAAGGACGTCGACAAGGACGCCCTGGAGGGGGACGAGGGGGTCCGGGCCGAGTTGGCTGCGGTCGAGGAGGAACTCGGCCGCGGGGGACGGGTGCTGCTGCGCAAGTCCGGCACCGAGCCCGTCGTGCGGGTGATGGTCGAGGCCGACTCGAGCGAGCGCGCGCAGCAGTATGCCGACCGTCTCGTCGGCGTCGTCCGAGAGCGCCTCGCGCTGCGATGA